A single window of Rana temporaria chromosome 1, aRanTem1.1, whole genome shotgun sequence DNA harbors:
- the LOC120913495 gene encoding gap junction beta-1 protein-like yields MAMTAEAYQEVEIATCLLSGTSSLASRISRVASAVFLCVRFGFLMVGYRTIWQDEEKNFHCNTSKLLCTPSCFDEFSPFSSFNLFALQMVCLLTQSMCVVGYTRSAYQGKEGWLHDQLRRRTVQMKLHIIALLSRILIEGLFILTFYKVTEGFVQKRTTPCHTTLCEPFVICTDINAAVKNIFNLCHCAASTAGAMICFWELLTCLLSIQNVRRLSGSQTQTNKQRY; encoded by the coding sequence ATGGCTATGACTGCTGAAGCATATCAAGAAGTGGAAATAGCCACTTGCCTTCTGAGTGGGACCTCATCGCTCGCCTCACGAATAAGTCGTGTAGCCTCAGCTGTATTCCTTTGTGTTCGGTTTGGATTCCTAATGGTTGGATATCGGACAATATGGCAGGATGAAGAGAAGAATTTCCATTGCAACACCTCAAAGCTTCTCTGTACGCCAAGCTGCTTTGATGAGTTCTCCCCATTCTCCTCGTTCAACCTTTTCGCTTTACAAATGGTGTGCCTGCTTACTCAGTCTATGTGTGTGGTCGGTTATACTCGCTCAGCCTACCAGGGAAAGGAAGGATGGCTGCATGATCAACTCCGGAGAAGGACTGTTCAAATGAAATTACACATAATCGCACTTTTAAGCAGGATACTTATTGAAGGTCTTTTCATTTTAACCTTTTATAAAGTAACAGAAGGATTTGTACAGAAGAGGACAACTCCGTGTCATACTACACTGTGCGAACCATTTGTCATTTGCACAGATATAAACGCAGCCGTTAAGAATATCTTTAACTTGTGCCACTGTGCAGCTTCTACAGCCGGTGCCATGATTTGCTTCTGGGAGTTACTAACCTGCCTACTGTCCATCCAGAACGTAAGGAGGCTCTCAGGCAGCCAGACACAAACCAACAAGCAACGCTACTAG